The following coding sequences lie in one Bicyclus anynana chromosome 21, ilBicAnyn1.1, whole genome shotgun sequence genomic window:
- the LOC112044368 gene encoding F-box only protein 11 isoform X3, protein MPSASFSSSRSYVRRSRRKGGHRIPLPSRTQSSEPCESVPCPNNVTGSAMAATACAGPSGSGGGGSPPVPAAAAATTAGHHSPYDLRRKSPPAYHEPGPSGACSLPARKRPRTSLSQGVDVCNVSQYLQYELPDEVLLCILSHLTERDLCRVAQVCKRFNTIANDTELWKSLYQSVFEYDTPLMHPAPCQFEFVAADECDADNPWKESFRQLYYGIHVRPNFRPKKDSRIKHFNTIRASLEYVEERAGSSAAGSSSAGGSSSGGSSSSTASGGSSACSCACGAGACSCRRAPAAAAAQPALVFVHAGLYQEECLAIDTDVQLIGCAPGNVAESVVLEREAESTLTFAEGANRAYAGHMTLKFSPDATSTMQHHKHYCLEVSDNCSPTVDHCIIRSASVVGAAVCVSGAGANPVIKHCDISDCENVGLYVTDYAQGAYQDNEISRNALAGIWVKNFANPIMRRNHIHHGRDVGIFTFENGLGYFEANDIHNNRIAGFEVKAGANPTVVHCEIHHGQTGGIYVHESGLGQFIDNKIHSNNFAGVWITSNSNPTIRRNEIYNGHQGGVYIFGEGRGLIEHNNIYGNALAGIQIRTNSDPIVRHNKIHHGQHGGIYVHEKGQGLIEENEVYANTLAGVWITTGSTPVLRRNRIHSGKQVGVYFYDNGHGKLEDNDIFNHLYSGVQIRTGSNPVIRGNKIWGGQNGGVLVYNGGLGLLEQNEIFDNAMAGVWIKTDSNPTLKRNKIFDGRDGGICIFNGGKGVLEENDIFRNAQAGVLISTQSHPVLRRNRIFDGLAAGVEITNNATATLEHNQIFNNRFGGLCLASGVSPLVRGNKIFSNQDAVEKAVGGGQCLYKISSYTSFPMHDFYRCQTCNTTDRNAICVNCIKTCHSGHDVEFIRHDRFFCDCGAGTLSNQCQLQGEPTQDTDTLYDSAAPMESHTLMVN, encoded by the exons atgcCTAGTGCCTCGTTTTCTTCTTCGCGTTCTTACGTACGTAGATCGCGAAGAAAAGGTGGACATCGGATACCATTGCCTTCCAGGACCCAATCGA GTGAGCCATGTGAATCAGTGCCGTGTCCTAATAACGTGACAGGGAGCGCAATGGCGGCCACAGCCTGCGCGGGGCCGAGcggcagcggcggcggcgggtcCCCGCCGGTGCCGGCCGCGGCCGCCGCCACCACCGCCGGCCACCACAGCCCGTACGACCTGCGCCGCAAGTCGCCGCCCGCCTACCACGAGCCGGGGCCCTCGGGCGCCTGCTCCTTGCCAGCTCGCAAGAGACCCAGGAC ATCTCTGTCCCAGGGTGTGGACGTGTGCAACGTGTCGCAGTACTTGCAGTACGAGCTGCCCGATGAAGTGTTGCTGTGCATCCTGTCGCACCTCACCGAGCGCGACCTGTGCCGCGTCGCGCAGGTGTGCAAGCGGTTCAACACTATCGCCAACGACACCGAGCTGTG GAAAAGCCTGTACCAGTCGGTGTTCGAGTACGACACACCCCTGATGCACCCCGCTCCGTGCCAGTTTGAATTCGTGGCGGCCGACGAGTGCGACGCCGACAACCCGTGGAAGGAGAGCTTCCGCCAGCTCTACTACGGCATCCACGTGCGTCCCAACTTCCGTCCCAAGAAGGATTCGCGGATCAAACACTTCAACACGATCAGG GCGTCTCTGGAGTACGTGGAGGAGCGAGCCGGCAGCAGCGCGGCTGGCAGCAGCAGCGCGGGCGGCAGCAGCAGCGgcggcagcagcagcagcaCCGCGTCGGGCGGCAGTTCTGCGTGCTCGTGCGCGTGCGGTGCGGGCGCGTGCTCGTGccgccgcgcgcccgccgccgccgcggcTCAGCCCGCGCTCGTGTTCGTACACGCCGGCCTGTACCAGGAGGAGTGCCTCGCCATCGACACTGATGTGCAGCTCATTG GTTGTGCCCCGGGCAACGTGGCCGAGTCCGTCGTACTGGAACGCGAGGCGGAGTCGACGCTCACGTTCGCGGAGGGCGCCAACCGCGCGTACGCAGGTCACATGACGCTGAAGTTTTCCCCTGATGCGACCAGCACCATGCAGCACCACAAACATTACTGCCTCGAGGTGTCCGACAACTGCTCGCCCACCGTCGACCATTGTATCATTCGGAGCGCTAGTGTCG TGGGTGCGGCGGTGTGCGTGAGCGGCGCGGGCGCCAACCCCGTGATCAAGCACTGCGACATCAGCGACTGCGAGAACGTCGGCCTGTACGTGACGGACTACGCGCAGGGCGCCTACCAGGACAACGAGATCTCGCGCAACGCGCTCGCCGGCATCTGGGTCAAGAACTTCGCCAACCCCATCATGCGCCGCAACCACATCCACCACGGCCGCGACGTCGGCATCTTCACCTTTGAGAATGGATTG ggcTACTTTGAAGCCAACGACATTCACAACAACAGAATCGCGGGCTTCGAAGTGAAGGCCGGCGCCAACCCCACCGTAGTGCACTGCGAGATCCACCACGGACAGACCGGCGGCATATACGTGCACGAGTCCGGCCTCGGCCAGTTCATAGACAATAAGATACACTCGAACAACTTCGCGGGCGTGTGGATCACGTCCAACAGCAACCCCACCATACGGCGCAACGAGATCTACAACGGCCACCAGGGCGGCGTGTACATATTCGGCGAAGGCCGCGGACTTATTGAGCACAATAATATATATGGCAACGCTTTAGCCGGCATACAG ATACGCACAAACAGTGACCCGATAGTGAGGCACAACAAGATCCACCACGGGCAGCACGGCGGCATCTACGTGCACGAGAAGGGGCAGGGCCTCATCGAGGAGAACGAGGTGTACGCCAACACGCTGGCCGGCGTGTGGATCACCACCGGCTCCACGCCCGTGCTGCGGCGCAATCGCATCCACTCGGGCAAGCAG GTCGGCGTATACTTTTACGATAACGGGCACGGCAAACTAGAAGACAATGACATATTCAACCACCTATACTCTGGAGTACAAATTAGGACGGGCAGCAACCCCGTCATCCGCGGCAACAAGATATGGGGCGGACAGAATGGTGGCGTTCTAGTCTACAACGGGGGGCTCGGGTTGTTGGAGCAGAATGAGATCTTCGACAACGCCATGGCCGGTGTATGGATAAAGACTGATTCAAATCCCACGCTCAAGAGGAATAAGATTTTTGATGGGCGTGATGGTGGCATCTGTATTTTTAATGGCGGCAAG GGAGTGCTGGAAGAGAACGACATATTTCGCAACGCACAAGCGGGCGTGCTGATCTCGACGCAGAGCCATCCGGTGCTGCGACGCAACCGCATCTTCGACGGGCTCGCGGCCGGCGTCGAGATCACCAACAACGCCACGGCGACGTTGGAACACAATCAGATATTCAACAATAGATTTGGAG GTCTGTGCCTAGCGTCGGGCGTGTCGCCGCTGGTGCGGGGCAACAAGATATTCAGCAATCAAGACGCTGTCGAGAAGGCGGTCGGCGGCGGCCAGTGCCTGTACAAGATCTCCTCATACACGTCCTTCCCTATGCATGATTTCTACAG GTGCCAGACGTGCAACACGACAGATCGTAACGCCATTTGTGTCAATTGCATCAAAACCTGCCACTCTGGTCACGATGTGGAATTTATTCGCCACGACAG ATTTTTCTGCGACTGCGGCGCGGGCACGCTGTCGAACCAGTGCCAGCTGCAGGGCGAGCCCACGCAGGACACGGACACGCTGTACGACTCCGCCGCGCCCATGGAGTCGCACACGCTCATGGTCAACTGA
- the LOC112044368 gene encoding F-box only protein 11 isoform X1, with the protein MPSASFSSSRSYVRRSRRKGGHRIPLPSRTQSSEPCESVPCPNNVTGSAMAATACAGPSGSGGGGSPPVPAAAAATTAGHHSPYDLRRKSPPAYHEPGPSGACSLPARKRPRTSLSQGVDVCNVSQYLQYELPDEVLLCILSHLTERDLCRVAQVCKRFNTIANDTELWKSLYQSVFEYDTPLMHPAPCQFEFVAADECDADNPWKESFRQLYYGIHVRPNFRPKKDSRIKHFNTIRASLEYVEERAGSSAAGSSSAGGSSSGGSSSSTASGGSSACSCACGAGACSCRRAPAAAAAQPALVFVHAGLYQEECLAIDTDVQLIGCAPGNVAESVVLEREAESTLTFAEGANRAYAGHMTLKFSPDATSTMQHHKHYCLEVSDNCSPTVDHCIIRSASVVGAAVCVSGAGANPVIKHCDISDCENVGLYVTDYAQGAYQDNEISRNALAGIWVKNFANPIMRRNHIHHGRDVGIFTFENGLGYFEANDIHNNRIAGFEVKAGANPTVVHCEIHHGQTGGIYVHESGLGQFIDNKIHSNNFAGVWITSNSNPTIRRNEIYNGHQGGVYIFGEGRGLIEHNNIYGNALAGIQIRTNSDPIVRHNKIHHGQHGGIYVHEKGQGLIEENEVYANTLAGVWITTGSTPVLRRNRIHSGKQVSVGSLTQQDPPRAARRHLRAREGAGPHRGERGVRQHAGRRVDHHRLHARAAAQSHPLGQAGQCRFTHTTRSTTGSTATSTCTRRGRASSRRTRCTPTRWPACGSPPAPRPCCGAIASTRASRSVSVHSHNKIHHGQHGDIYVHEKGQGLIEENEVYANTLAGVWITTGSTPVLRRNRIHSGKQVSVGSLTQQDPPRAARRHLRAREGAGPHRGERGVRQHAGRRVDHHRLHARAAAQSHPLGQAGQCRFTHTTRSTTGSTATSTCTRRGRASSRRTRCTPTRWPACGSPPAPRPCCGAIASTRASRSAYTFTITGTAN; encoded by the exons atgcCTAGTGCCTCGTTTTCTTCTTCGCGTTCTTACGTACGTAGATCGCGAAGAAAAGGTGGACATCGGATACCATTGCCTTCCAGGACCCAATCGA GTGAGCCATGTGAATCAGTGCCGTGTCCTAATAACGTGACAGGGAGCGCAATGGCGGCCACAGCCTGCGCGGGGCCGAGcggcagcggcggcggcgggtcCCCGCCGGTGCCGGCCGCGGCCGCCGCCACCACCGCCGGCCACCACAGCCCGTACGACCTGCGCCGCAAGTCGCCGCCCGCCTACCACGAGCCGGGGCCCTCGGGCGCCTGCTCCTTGCCAGCTCGCAAGAGACCCAGGAC ATCTCTGTCCCAGGGTGTGGACGTGTGCAACGTGTCGCAGTACTTGCAGTACGAGCTGCCCGATGAAGTGTTGCTGTGCATCCTGTCGCACCTCACCGAGCGCGACCTGTGCCGCGTCGCGCAGGTGTGCAAGCGGTTCAACACTATCGCCAACGACACCGAGCTGTG GAAAAGCCTGTACCAGTCGGTGTTCGAGTACGACACACCCCTGATGCACCCCGCTCCGTGCCAGTTTGAATTCGTGGCGGCCGACGAGTGCGACGCCGACAACCCGTGGAAGGAGAGCTTCCGCCAGCTCTACTACGGCATCCACGTGCGTCCCAACTTCCGTCCCAAGAAGGATTCGCGGATCAAACACTTCAACACGATCAGG GCGTCTCTGGAGTACGTGGAGGAGCGAGCCGGCAGCAGCGCGGCTGGCAGCAGCAGCGCGGGCGGCAGCAGCAGCGgcggcagcagcagcagcaCCGCGTCGGGCGGCAGTTCTGCGTGCTCGTGCGCGTGCGGTGCGGGCGCGTGCTCGTGccgccgcgcgcccgccgccgccgcggcTCAGCCCGCGCTCGTGTTCGTACACGCCGGCCTGTACCAGGAGGAGTGCCTCGCCATCGACACTGATGTGCAGCTCATTG GTTGTGCCCCGGGCAACGTGGCCGAGTCCGTCGTACTGGAACGCGAGGCGGAGTCGACGCTCACGTTCGCGGAGGGCGCCAACCGCGCGTACGCAGGTCACATGACGCTGAAGTTTTCCCCTGATGCGACCAGCACCATGCAGCACCACAAACATTACTGCCTCGAGGTGTCCGACAACTGCTCGCCCACCGTCGACCATTGTATCATTCGGAGCGCTAGTGTCG TGGGTGCGGCGGTGTGCGTGAGCGGCGCGGGCGCCAACCCCGTGATCAAGCACTGCGACATCAGCGACTGCGAGAACGTCGGCCTGTACGTGACGGACTACGCGCAGGGCGCCTACCAGGACAACGAGATCTCGCGCAACGCGCTCGCCGGCATCTGGGTCAAGAACTTCGCCAACCCCATCATGCGCCGCAACCACATCCACCACGGCCGCGACGTCGGCATCTTCACCTTTGAGAATGGATTG ggcTACTTTGAAGCCAACGACATTCACAACAACAGAATCGCGGGCTTCGAAGTGAAGGCCGGCGCCAACCCCACCGTAGTGCACTGCGAGATCCACCACGGACAGACCGGCGGCATATACGTGCACGAGTCCGGCCTCGGCCAGTTCATAGACAATAAGATACACTCGAACAACTTCGCGGGCGTGTGGATCACGTCCAACAGCAACCCCACCATACGGCGCAACGAGATCTACAACGGCCACCAGGGCGGCGTGTACATATTCGGCGAAGGCCGCGGACTTATTGAGCACAATAATATATATGGCAACGCTTTAGCCGGCATACAG ATACGCACAAACAGTGACCCGATAGTGAGGCACAACAAGATCCACCACGGGCAGCACGGCGGCATCTACGTGCACGAGAAGGGGCAGGGCCTCATCGAGGAGAACGAGGTGTACGCCAACACGCTGGCCGGCGTGTGGATCACCACCGGCTCCACGCCCGTGCTGCGGCGCAATCGCATCCACTCGGGCAAGCAGGTCAGTGTCGGTTCACTCACACAACAAGATCCACCACGGGCAGCACGGCGACATCTACGTGCACGAGAAGGGGCAGGGCCTCATCGAGGAGAACGAGGTGTACGCCAACACGCTGGCCGGCGTGTGGATCACCACCGGCTCCACGCCCGTGCTGCGGCGCAATCGCATCCACTCGGGCAAGCAGGTCAGTGTCGGTTCACTCACACAACAAGATCCACCACGGGCAGCACGGCGACATCTACGTGCACGAGAAGGGGCAGGGCCTCATCGAGGAGAACGAGGTGTACGCCAACACGCTGGCCGGCGTGTGGATCACCACCGGCTCCACGCCCGTGCTGCGGCGCAATCGCATCCACTCGGGCAAGCAGGTCAGTGTCGGTTCACTCACACAACAAGATCCACCACGGGCAGCACGGCGACATCTACGTGCACGAGAAGGGGCAGGGCCTCATCGAGGAGAACGAGGTGTACGCCAACACGCTGGCCGGCGTGTGGATCACCACCGGCTCCACGCCCGTGCTGCGGCGCAATCGCATCCACTCGGGCAAGCAGGTCAGTGTCGGTTCACTCACACAACAAGATCCACCACGGGCAGCACGGCGACATCTACGTGCACGAGAAGGGGCAGGGCCTCATCGAGGAGAACGAGGTGTACGCCAACACGCTGGCCGGCGTGTGGATCACCACCGGCTCCACGCCCGTGCTGCGGCGCAATCGCATCCACTCGGGCAAGCAGGTCAGTGTCGGTTCACTCACACAACAAGATCCACCACGGGCAGCACGGCGACATCTACGTGCACGAGAAGGGGCAGGGCCTCATCGAGGAGAACGAGGTGTACGCCAACACGCTGGCCGGCGTGTGGATCACCACCGGCTCCACGCCCGTGCTGCGGCGCAATCGCATCCACTCGGGCAAGCAG GTCGGCGTATACTTTTACGATAACGGGCACGGCAAACTAG
- the LOC112044368 gene encoding F-box only protein 11 isoform X2 has product MPSASFSSSRSYVRRSRRKGGHRIPLPSRTQSRSAMAATACAGPSGSGGGGSPPVPAAAAATTAGHHSPYDLRRKSPPAYHEPGPSGACSLPARKRPRTSLSQGVDVCNVSQYLQYELPDEVLLCILSHLTERDLCRVAQVCKRFNTIANDTELWKSLYQSVFEYDTPLMHPAPCQFEFVAADECDADNPWKESFRQLYYGIHVRPNFRPKKDSRIKHFNTIRASLEYVEERAGSSAAGSSSAGGSSSGGSSSSTASGGSSACSCACGAGACSCRRAPAAAAAQPALVFVHAGLYQEECLAIDTDVQLIGCAPGNVAESVVLEREAESTLTFAEGANRAYAGHMTLKFSPDATSTMQHHKHYCLEVSDNCSPTVDHCIIRSASVVGAAVCVSGAGANPVIKHCDISDCENVGLYVTDYAQGAYQDNEISRNALAGIWVKNFANPIMRRNHIHHGRDVGIFTFENGLGYFEANDIHNNRIAGFEVKAGANPTVVHCEIHHGQTGGIYVHESGLGQFIDNKIHSNNFAGVWITSNSNPTIRRNEIYNGHQGGVYIFGEGRGLIEHNNIYGNALAGIQIRTNSDPIVRHNKIHHGQHGGIYVHEKGQGLIEENEVYANTLAGVWITTGSTPVLRRNRIHSGKQVSVGSLTQQDPPRAARRHLRAREGAGPHRGERGVRQHAGRRVDHHRLHARAAAQSHPLGQAGQCRFTHTTRSTTGSTATSTCTRRGRASSRRTRCTPTRWPACGSPPAPRPCCGAIASTRASRSVSVHSHNKIHHGQHGDIYVHEKGQGLIEENEVYANTLAGVWITTGSTPVLRRNRIHSGKQVSVGSLTQQDPPRAARRHLRAREGAGPHRGERGVRQHAGRRVDHHRLHARAAAQSHPLGQAGQCRFTHTTRSTTGSTATSTCTRRGRASSRRTRCTPTRWPACGSPPAPRPCCGAIASTRASRSAYTFTITGTAN; this is encoded by the exons atgcCTAGTGCCTCGTTTTCTTCTTCGCGTTCTTACGTACGTAGATCGCGAAGAAAAGGTGGACATCGGATACCATTGCCTTCCAGGACCCAATCGA GGAGCGCAATGGCGGCCACAGCCTGCGCGGGGCCGAGcggcagcggcggcggcgggtcCCCGCCGGTGCCGGCCGCGGCCGCCGCCACCACCGCCGGCCACCACAGCCCGTACGACCTGCGCCGCAAGTCGCCGCCCGCCTACCACGAGCCGGGGCCCTCGGGCGCCTGCTCCTTGCCAGCTCGCAAGAGACCCAGGAC ATCTCTGTCCCAGGGTGTGGACGTGTGCAACGTGTCGCAGTACTTGCAGTACGAGCTGCCCGATGAAGTGTTGCTGTGCATCCTGTCGCACCTCACCGAGCGCGACCTGTGCCGCGTCGCGCAGGTGTGCAAGCGGTTCAACACTATCGCCAACGACACCGAGCTGTG GAAAAGCCTGTACCAGTCGGTGTTCGAGTACGACACACCCCTGATGCACCCCGCTCCGTGCCAGTTTGAATTCGTGGCGGCCGACGAGTGCGACGCCGACAACCCGTGGAAGGAGAGCTTCCGCCAGCTCTACTACGGCATCCACGTGCGTCCCAACTTCCGTCCCAAGAAGGATTCGCGGATCAAACACTTCAACACGATCAGG GCGTCTCTGGAGTACGTGGAGGAGCGAGCCGGCAGCAGCGCGGCTGGCAGCAGCAGCGCGGGCGGCAGCAGCAGCGgcggcagcagcagcagcaCCGCGTCGGGCGGCAGTTCTGCGTGCTCGTGCGCGTGCGGTGCGGGCGCGTGCTCGTGccgccgcgcgcccgccgccgccgcggcTCAGCCCGCGCTCGTGTTCGTACACGCCGGCCTGTACCAGGAGGAGTGCCTCGCCATCGACACTGATGTGCAGCTCATTG GTTGTGCCCCGGGCAACGTGGCCGAGTCCGTCGTACTGGAACGCGAGGCGGAGTCGACGCTCACGTTCGCGGAGGGCGCCAACCGCGCGTACGCAGGTCACATGACGCTGAAGTTTTCCCCTGATGCGACCAGCACCATGCAGCACCACAAACATTACTGCCTCGAGGTGTCCGACAACTGCTCGCCCACCGTCGACCATTGTATCATTCGGAGCGCTAGTGTCG TGGGTGCGGCGGTGTGCGTGAGCGGCGCGGGCGCCAACCCCGTGATCAAGCACTGCGACATCAGCGACTGCGAGAACGTCGGCCTGTACGTGACGGACTACGCGCAGGGCGCCTACCAGGACAACGAGATCTCGCGCAACGCGCTCGCCGGCATCTGGGTCAAGAACTTCGCCAACCCCATCATGCGCCGCAACCACATCCACCACGGCCGCGACGTCGGCATCTTCACCTTTGAGAATGGATTG ggcTACTTTGAAGCCAACGACATTCACAACAACAGAATCGCGGGCTTCGAAGTGAAGGCCGGCGCCAACCCCACCGTAGTGCACTGCGAGATCCACCACGGACAGACCGGCGGCATATACGTGCACGAGTCCGGCCTCGGCCAGTTCATAGACAATAAGATACACTCGAACAACTTCGCGGGCGTGTGGATCACGTCCAACAGCAACCCCACCATACGGCGCAACGAGATCTACAACGGCCACCAGGGCGGCGTGTACATATTCGGCGAAGGCCGCGGACTTATTGAGCACAATAATATATATGGCAACGCTTTAGCCGGCATACAG ATACGCACAAACAGTGACCCGATAGTGAGGCACAACAAGATCCACCACGGGCAGCACGGCGGCATCTACGTGCACGAGAAGGGGCAGGGCCTCATCGAGGAGAACGAGGTGTACGCCAACACGCTGGCCGGCGTGTGGATCACCACCGGCTCCACGCCCGTGCTGCGGCGCAATCGCATCCACTCGGGCAAGCAGGTCAGTGTCGGTTCACTCACACAACAAGATCCACCACGGGCAGCACGGCGACATCTACGTGCACGAGAAGGGGCAGGGCCTCATCGAGGAGAACGAGGTGTACGCCAACACGCTGGCCGGCGTGTGGATCACCACCGGCTCCACGCCCGTGCTGCGGCGCAATCGCATCCACTCGGGCAAGCAGGTCAGTGTCGGTTCACTCACACAACAAGATCCACCACGGGCAGCACGGCGACATCTACGTGCACGAGAAGGGGCAGGGCCTCATCGAGGAGAACGAGGTGTACGCCAACACGCTGGCCGGCGTGTGGATCACCACCGGCTCCACGCCCGTGCTGCGGCGCAATCGCATCCACTCGGGCAAGCAGGTCAGTGTCGGTTCACTCACACAACAAGATCCACCACGGGCAGCACGGCGACATCTACGTGCACGAGAAGGGGCAGGGCCTCATCGAGGAGAACGAGGTGTACGCCAACACGCTGGCCGGCGTGTGGATCACCACCGGCTCCACGCCCGTGCTGCGGCGCAATCGCATCCACTCGGGCAAGCAGGTCAGTGTCGGTTCACTCACACAACAAGATCCACCACGGGCAGCACGGCGACATCTACGTGCACGAGAAGGGGCAGGGCCTCATCGAGGAGAACGAGGTGTACGCCAACACGCTGGCCGGCGTGTGGATCACCACCGGCTCCACGCCCGTGCTGCGGCGCAATCGCATCCACTCGGGCAAGCAGGTCAGTGTCGGTTCACTCACACAACAAGATCCACCACGGGCAGCACGGCGACATCTACGTGCACGAGAAGGGGCAGGGCCTCATCGAGGAGAACGAGGTGTACGCCAACACGCTGGCCGGCGTGTGGATCACCACCGGCTCCACGCCCGTGCTGCGGCGCAATCGCATCCACTCGGGCAAGCAG GTCGGCGTATACTTTTACGATAACGGGCACGGCAAACTAG
- the LOC112044379 gene encoding CAAX prenyl protease 2 yields the protein MCLFITDHNTCLYSGLSCIFLTFTYVGSLYIWRSQLSRDHPITIKRRFFSVFCMMMIAPIFTYNLVKEETLERGSLLEYMGFRFSGMISALIIPLLLTATLFLGPLTMHFFAGTWKLYMDPVIWILSFQDLVWLRNHIMAPISEEWVFRSCMMPLLLQCLEPLTAVFTGPFLFGIAHFHHLHELLTGGHTIRSAFFTSLFQFSFTTVFGAYSAYLFLRTGHFFAPLVAHIFCNHLGFPNFFEVLRFPLMQRIVIVFNYFLGLFLWVYWLVPLTSPFIYDNRLELLT from the exons ATGTGTCTTTTCATCACCGATCATAACACCTGTTTATATTCGGGACTGtcatgtatatttttaacatttacttATGTTGGCAGTTTATACATTTGGAGATCCCAGCTGAGCAG AGACCACCCAATAACAATCAAAAGGAGATTTTTTAGTGTGTTCTGCATGATGATGATTGCTCCAATCTTCACGTATAACCTGGTGAAAGAGGAAACATTGGAAAGGGGGAGCCTCTTAGAATATATGGGCTTTCGATTCTCAGGAATGATATCTGCATTAATAATTCCATTACTATTGACTGCCACTTTATTTTTGGGACCACTGACTATGCACTTTTTTGCTGGCACATGGAAGCTGTATATGG ATCCAGTGATTTGGATATTGAGTTTTCAAGATCTAGTGTGGTTGCGCAATCACATAATGGCACCAATAAGTGAGGAGTGGGTATTCAGATCATGTATGATGCCATTGCTGCTTCAGTGCTTGGAACCTCTCACTGCTGTGTTCACTGGACCGTTCCTGTTTGGTATTG cCCATTTCCATCACTTGCATGAGCTATTGACTGGAGGACATACCATTAGATCTGCGTTTTTTACGTCAC tatttcAATTTTCGTTTACAACTGTATTTGGTGCTTATTCGGCATACCTATTTTTACGTACTG gtCATTTCTTCGCTCCGCTCGTCGCCCACATATTTTGCAACCACCTTGGTTTCCCGAATTTCTTCGAAGTGCTTCGCTTTCCGCTGATGCAAAGGATCGTCATTGTATTCAATTACTTCCTTGGCCTGTTCCTTTGGGTTTACTGGCTCGTGCCATTGACCAGCCCCTTCATTTACGACAACAGGCTGGAATTGTTGACTTGA